A portion of the Rhodopseudomonas sp. BAL398 genome contains these proteins:
- the topA gene encoding type I DNA topoisomerase, with product MNIVIVESPAKAKTINKYLGASYEVLASFGHVRDLPAKNGSVDPDANFQMIWEIDPKAAGRLNDIAKALKGADKLILATDPDREGEAISWHVLEVLREKRAIKDHKIERVVFNAITKQAVTEAMKNPRQIDGALVDAYMARRALDYLVGFTLSPVLWRKLPGARSAGRVQSVALRLVCDREMEIEKFLPREYWSLVATLTTPRGDSFETRLVGADGKKIQRLDIGTGAEAEDFKQAIESANFTVSSVEAKPAKRNPYAPFTTSTLQQEASRKLGFAPAHTMRIAQRLYEGIDIGGETTGLITYMRTDGVQIDVSAITQAREVIGEDYGKKYVPETPRQYVAKAKNAQEAHEAIRPTDLSRRPDALRARLDHDQIRLYELIWIRTIASQMESAELERTTVDIAAKAGSRVLELRATGQVVKFDGFLAVYQEGRDDDSDDEDSRRLPIINQGEDLKKKDLAVTQHFTEPPPRFSEASLVKRMEELGIGRPSTYASILQVLKDRGYVKLDKKRLHGEDKGRVVVAFLENFFARYVEYDFTAALEEKLDRISNNEISWQEVLRDFWTDFIGAVNEIKDLRVTQVLDALDEMLGPHIYAPREDGGDPRQCPSCGTGKLNLKAGKFGAFVGCTNYPECRYTRPLAADGGGDGDRILGPDPVSGLEVAVKSGRFGPYIQLGEAKDYAEGEKPKRAGIPKNSSPGDMELELALKLLSLPREVGKHPETGEPIKAGIGRFGPYVQHEKTYASLEAGDEVFDIGLNRAVTLIAEKILKGPSKRKFGADPGKPLGEHPSLGTVAVKGGRYGAYVTAGGVNATIPSDKTEDGITLAEAIALIDERAAKGGGKTKKVAKKKAPAKKTAAKSDAKSDAKSDAEGKPAKKVVKKAVKKKAAAKPKAESAAASKARAPVTAKTSTANAAAKSKPVAKKSAGKNG from the coding sequence ATGAATATCGTCATTGTCGAGTCGCCTGCGAAGGCCAAGACGATCAACAAATATTTGGGCGCGTCGTATGAGGTCCTGGCCTCATTCGGGCATGTGCGCGACCTTCCGGCGAAGAATGGATCGGTCGATCCGGACGCCAATTTTCAGATGATCTGGGAAATCGACCCCAAAGCAGCCGGGCGGTTGAACGACATCGCCAAGGCGCTGAAGGGGGCCGACAAGCTGATCCTCGCCACCGACCCTGATCGCGAGGGCGAAGCGATCTCCTGGCATGTTCTTGAGGTGTTGAGAGAAAAGCGCGCGATCAAGGATCACAAGATCGAACGCGTGGTGTTCAACGCGATCACCAAGCAGGCCGTTACCGAGGCGATGAAGAATCCGCGCCAGATCGACGGCGCGCTGGTCGACGCCTATATGGCGCGCCGCGCGCTCGACTATCTGGTCGGCTTCACGCTGTCGCCGGTGCTGTGGCGCAAATTGCCCGGCGCCCGCTCCGCCGGACGGGTACAGTCGGTGGCGCTGCGGCTGGTATGCGACCGCGAGATGGAGATCGAGAAATTCCTGCCGCGCGAATATTGGTCGCTGGTGGCGACGCTCACCACGCCGCGCGGCGACAGTTTCGAGACCCGCCTGGTCGGCGCCGACGGCAAGAAGATCCAGCGGCTCGATATCGGCACCGGCGCCGAGGCCGAGGATTTCAAGCAGGCGATCGAAAGCGCCAATTTCACGGTGTCCTCGGTCGAGGCCAAGCCGGCGAAGCGCAACCCTTATGCGCCGTTCACCACCTCGACGCTGCAACAGGAGGCCAGCCGCAAGCTCGGCTTTGCGCCCGCCCACACCATGCGGATCGCGCAGCGGCTCTATGAGGGCATCGACATCGGCGGCGAGACCACCGGTCTCATTACCTATATGCGAACCGACGGCGTCCAGATCGACGTCTCGGCGATCACCCAGGCGCGCGAGGTGATCGGCGAGGATTACGGCAAGAAATATGTTCCCGAGACGCCGCGGCAATATGTGGCCAAGGCCAAGAATGCCCAGGAAGCGCATGAAGCGATCCGCCCGACCGACCTGTCGCGCCGCCCCGACGCGCTGCGCGCCCGGCTCGACCATGATCAGATCCGGCTCTACGAGCTGATCTGGATCCGCACCATCGCCAGCCAGATGGAATCCGCCGAACTCGAGCGCACCACCGTCGATATCGCCGCCAAGGCCGGATCGCGGGTGCTGGAATTGCGCGCCACCGGCCAGGTGGTGAAGTTCGACGGCTTTCTCGCGGTCTATCAGGAAGGCCGTGACGACGATTCCGACGATGAGGACAGCCGCCGGCTGCCGATCATCAACCAGGGCGAGGATCTGAAGAAGAAGGACCTCGCCGTCACCCAGCATTTCACCGAACCGCCGCCGCGTTTCTCCGAAGCCTCCTTGGTGAAGCGGATGGAAGAGCTCGGCATCGGCCGGCCCTCGACCTATGCGTCGATCCTGCAGGTGTTGAAGGACCGCGGCTACGTCAAGCTCGACAAGAAGCGTCTGCACGGCGAGGACAAGGGCCGCGTCGTGGTGGCGTTCCTGGAGAACTTCTTCGCCCGCTACGTCGAATACGACTTCACCGCGGCGCTCGAAGAGAAGCTCGATCGGATCTCCAACAACGAGATCTCCTGGCAGGAAGTGCTGCGCGATTTCTGGACCGACTTCATCGGCGCCGTGAACGAGATCAAGGATCTGCGGGTGACGCAGGTGCTGGACGCGCTCGACGAGATGCTGGGACCGCATATCTACGCCCCGCGCGAGGATGGCGGCGATCCGCGGCAATGCCCGAGCTGCGGCACCGGCAAGCTCAACCTCAAGGCCGGCAAGTTCGGCGCCTTTGTCGGCTGCACCAACTATCCGGAATGCCGCTACACCCGTCCGCTGGCGGCCGATGGCGGCGGCGATGGCGATCGCATTCTCGGCCCCGATCCGGTGTCGGGCCTCGAAGTCGCAGTCAAGTCCGGCCGGTTCGGGCCCTATATCCAGCTCGGCGAGGCAAAGGATTACGCCGAGGGCGAGAAGCCCAAGCGCGCCGGGATTCCGAAGAACTCCTCGCCCGGCGACATGGAGCTGGAGCTGGCGCTCAAGCTGCTGTCGCTGCCGCGCGAAGTCGGCAAGCATCCCGAGACCGGCGAGCCGATCAAGGCCGGGATCGGCCGCTTCGGGCCTTACGTTCAGCATGAGAAGACCTATGCAAGCCTCGAAGCCGGCGACGAAGTTTTCGATATCGGCCTGAACCGCGCGGTCACGCTGATCGCCGAGAAAATCCTCAAGGGCCCGAGCAAGCGCAAATTCGGCGCCGACCCCGGCAAGCCGCTCGGCGAGCATCCGTCGCTCGGCACCGTCGCCGTCAAGGGCGGCCGCTACGGCGCCTATGTGACCGCCGGCGGCGTCAACGCCACCATCCCGAGCGACAAGACCGAGGACGGCATTACGCTGGCGGAAGCCATCGCGCTGATCGACGAGCGCGCCGCCAAGGGTGGCGGCAAGACCAAGAAGGTCGCCAAGAAGAAGGCGCCGGCCAAGAAGACCGCGGCCAAGTCTGATGCCAAGTCGGATGCCAAATCCGACGCCGAAGGCAAGCCCGCCAAGAAAGTCGTCAAGAAGGCGGTCAAGAAGAAAGCCGCCGCCAAGCCGAAGGCCGAAAGCGCCGCCGCCAGCAAGGCGCGAGCGCCGGTGACGGCGAAAACCTCGACGGCGAACGCCGCTGCCAAGTCAAAACCTGTCGCCAAGAAGAGCGCCGGCAAGAACGGATAA
- a CDS encoding winged helix-turn-helix transcriptional regulator, whose product MVKRTRFEHDACPIARALDSLGDGWSLLILRDAFLGISRFSAFQKSLGVAKNILAARLRALVVHGLLREAPAADGSAYKDYLLTDKGRAAFPVLVALRQWSEAYGFEGETVTTALVDRSSRRRVKLELRAADGRLLGPGDIEMVSAG is encoded by the coding sequence ATGGTGAAACGCACCCGTTTCGAACACGACGCCTGCCCGATCGCCCGTGCGCTCGACTCGCTGGGCGACGGCTGGTCGCTGCTGATCCTGCGCGACGCCTTTTTGGGGATCAGCCGGTTCAGCGCGTTTCAGAAGAGCCTGGGCGTCGCCAAGAACATCCTCGCGGCGCGGTTGCGCGCGCTGGTTGTGCACGGCCTGCTGCGTGAGGCCCCGGCCGCCGACGGCAGTGCCTATAAGGACTACCTGCTGACCGACAAGGGCCGCGCGGCGTTTCCGGTGCTGGTGGCGCTGCGGCAGTGGAGCGAGGCCTATGGCTTCGAGGGCGAGACGGTGACGACCGCGCTGGTCGACCGCAGCTCGCGGCGGCGGGTTAAGCTGGAATTGCGCGCCGCCGACGGCCGCCTGCTCGGCCCCGGCGATATCGAAATGGTGTCCGCGGGATAG